The Streptomyces sp. NBC_00597 DNA segment GAGGACCTCGGTGTCGCCGACCGGCAGCGCGTGGAGATCCTCAAGGTCCTCTACCGCGGTGCGCGCACCCTCATCCTCGACGAGCCCACCGCGGTGCTCGTGCCGCAGGAAGTGGACGCGCTCTTCGACAACCTGCGCGAGCTCAAGGCCGAGGGCCTGACCGTCATCTTCATCTCGCACAAGCTGGGCGAGGTGCTGAAGGTCGCCGACGACATCACCGTCATCCGCCGCGGCACCACGGTCGGTACCGCCGACCCGAAGACCGCCACCACCAAGCAGCTCGCCGAGCTGATGGTCGGCAGCGAGCTGCCCACGCCCGAGACCCGCGAGTCGACGGTCACGGACATTCCGATGCTGACCGTCAAGGGCCTGACCCTCGCCGCGTCCGACGCCGTCGTCGAGCCGGAGGCCATGGCCCCGACGGCCCCGGAGGACTCCTCCCTCCGCGAGCACGTCGAAACCGGCCGGCTCCTGCTCGACGACATCAGCTTCACCATCCACAAGGGCGAGATCCTCGGCATCGCGGGTGTCGAGGGCAACGGCCAGACGGAGCTCATCGAAGCCCTGATGGGCATGAACTCCGCCGACACGGGCGTGATCACCCTCGACGGCCGCGACATCACGAAGTCGCCGGTGCGCAAGCGCCGCGAGGGAGGCGTCGGGTACATCCCCGAGGACCGCCACCGCCACGCCCTGCTGTTGGATTCCCCGCTCTGGGAGAACCGCATCCTCGGCCACGTCACCGAGGCGCCCAACTCCAAGCGCGGCATCCTCGACCCCAAGGCCGCCCGCAAGGACACCGAGCGGATCGTGCGCGAGTACGACGTCCGCACCCCGGGCATCGACGTCACCGCGGCCTCGCTCTCCGGCGGCAACCAGCAGAAGCTGATCGTCGGCCGCGAGATGAGCCACGCCCCGAAGTTCCTCATCGCCGCCCACCCCACCCGCGGTGTGGACGTCGGTGCGCAGGCGCAGATCTGGGACGCGATCCGCGAGGCCCGTCGCGAGGGCCTGGCCGTGCTCCTGATCTCGGCCGACCTCGACGAGCTGATCGGCCTGTCCGACACCCTGCGCGTCATCTACCGCGGCCGCCTGGTCGCGGACGCCGACCCGGCCGCCGTCACGCCCGAGGAGCTCGGCACCGCCATGACGGGTGCCGCCCGCGGTCACCTGGAAGCCACCGACAACCCTTCCGCCGCTGCCGACGGTGACACGACGGAGGACGAGGCCCGATGAAGAAATTCGACAAGGACCGGCTGCTCCTGGCAGTCGCCGGCCCGGCGCTCGCACTGATCAGCGCCTTCGTACTGACCGTGATCGTCCTGGCGGCCTCGG contains these protein-coding regions:
- a CDS encoding ABC transporter ATP-binding protein translates to MVTSFHFRQCYARRGIVDAIPSLPALSPRHKAFQLLPRQGECVINASSPPAVELHGITKRFPGVVANKDIAITVRKGTVHALIGENGAGKSTLMKILYGMQKPDEGTIAIDGEQVSFSNPGDAIARGIGMVHQHFMLADNLTVLENVVLGSEKLYGIGAKARKKIQEISDAYGLGVRSDALVEDLGVADRQRVEILKVLYRGARTLILDEPTAVLVPQEVDALFDNLRELKAEGLTVIFISHKLGEVLKVADDITVIRRGTTVGTADPKTATTKQLAELMVGSELPTPETRESTVTDIPMLTVKGLTLAASDAVVEPEAMAPTAPEDSSLREHVETGRLLLDDISFTIHKGEILGIAGVEGNGQTELIEALMGMNSADTGVITLDGRDITKSPVRKRREGGVGYIPEDRHRHALLLDSPLWENRILGHVTEAPNSKRGILDPKAARKDTERIVREYDVRTPGIDVTAASLSGGNQQKLIVGREMSHAPKFLIAAHPTRGVDVGAQAQIWDAIREARREGLAVLLISADLDELIGLSDTLRVIYRGRLVADADPAAVTPEELGTAMTGAARGHLEATDNPSAAADGDTTEDEAR